TACAGCCCAAAGTAGCATAGACAAGAAGTATAATCGTACTACTTTGACCTGTTTAATTATCCTGGCATTCAAGACACGCGTAAATCTACTCCTTCATTTTCAAAAGAATACAACTCTCATTTTCTGATAAGTCAAGCAATTCTAATTTTTAACTAAAATTTAGTATGATAATATATTAGGTGATTATAATActtattttataatataaatgttAATACTGTTTTGTATTGATCAAATTTGGAATTATTTGATTTTTTGCAAAACGAGCGTTGCATTGTTTTTAGAATGGATGGAGTATATTCGTACGTTGTAGGCGTATCATCCTCATTCGCTTTACGAGAATTCCGCTCTATGATACGTGCTCACATTTTTTTTAGAGGGCGATACGTGTACCTCAATGGGGCCTCCAGCCCAGTTTAGCCATCTCCGTGGGCCGAGCATATTCAAATCCCAACGGCTCGGCCCATGTGCACAAGCAGCCCACCCGCGAGGGGAAAAGCCTGTCCGCTGCCACCTCGGAGTCGGAGCGGCCAGCGGGCCCACCCTCCGGTCTCCTCGTCTTCTCGGTGGCCGCGGGGTCACGCACACCAACAATCACGCTGCTTTCCCCACTCCCCACTCCCCCCACTAGCCACACCACCCGACCTCTCATCGGTGCGGCATCCCGCCATGGCCCCGcctcccgccggccgccccatcgtacttctcctcttcctcctcccggtGTTAGCCGCGTCCGATCCCGTCCTCGACGACGGCTACGCGGTCACCACCTTCTCCGACCTCAACCCGCTCCCGGCCTCGGGGCCCCACCCCTACGCGGTCCTCCCGCGGCCCCGTGCGGgggacctcctcctcctcgactccgccggcgccgcgctctACACGCTCGCCCTCCCCACCCCCGGCGAGCCGCGCGGGCTTGCCGCCGCCTTCGACCGCCCGCGCAGCGTCGCCGTCGACGCCGCCGACAACGTCTACGTCGCGGACCGCGCCCGCGTCGCCGGGCATCTCCACGGCGTCGTCCGCAAGGTCGCACCCGACGGTGAGTGGCCGAGTCCGCCCGCCCTCCTCCGTGCTTCGTTCGGTTCCTTGGTCTCCGAGCCTAGGTTTAGGGTGCGGTGGATGTGGTGCGGGGAGTGTTTGGTTGGTGGCCGGGGCCTCCTGTGACTGATGCGGTGCAATTATATTACGTTTGAAATGGCATACGTCTCTCGCTTTCGAGGTGATGCTGCACGCTTGGGATTTCTGATGCATTTATCTGAACAATTGGATTTTATGTGAAAGGGATATAGTGGTAGGTTATACTTCCTCCTTTCTCCTGATTTCTTGCTACGAATTTCTATTGGTAGGTTCTACTACTACGATTGCCGGAGGACTGTCATCAGGGTCTGGTCGCAGGGATGGACCGGCACAGAATGCTACCTTCTCAACAGATTTTGAGCTCGTTTATGTCCCCAAAATATGTGCATTGTTAGTTGCTGACAGAGGGAACCGATTGATTAGACAAATCAATCTGAAGCCAGAAGACTGTGCGCATGACACACATTCAGGTAAATGCTAAATGGACCTTCAACATATTCTAACATTTACCCTTACATAGGCACggtaaacccttatattttAGTATAGTTATATCAGCAAAATCTATCCGTTGTAGTGCTACTGTTTCAATTTACAAATAAGCGTGTGGTTATCTGTGCACAAAGGTTGCTAAAATGTAGTGGCGGAGCTCCCGGTATGGCAAGGTGTGGCCGTTGCCGGTACCTTGTTTTGCTAGCAGTGTCTCATCCTCTTATACATGCATGCTTTCTTCAGTATTTTTCTCTACAATGCCACCATGAATCGAGGCTTGGAGCTCTGTCTAGCTTACCTGTGCCATATCTCAGCTTTAATCTGCCCTCCGCCACTGCTAAAATGTGCTTATTCTTCCAGTGTATATAAGCATCTTTCTTGATTATGTGTGCTCTGCCTCAGCCCTCAAGTGGACATGCATCAGTATCAGGGTTTTCATCCATCATTCAACTTGTATTTCATATACTCTATAATTTGTTGGAAATGCTTCCACATTTAACTTAAAAATAACAGATTGAATGTTTTACGTGGTTCAAATTTGACAATGTGGTTTGTCCTCAACACCCCTCGTTTCTGGTTTCAAAACTTATTTTCCCCTACACTATGTTAGCAATGCCTCACTGTTTTAGTTACAACAGTGATATGATGTTCTGTGATCCCTGCTCTGCTTTCGTTGGGGAAGATTATAAATATATACCACTAACCACTCCACTAAATGGCCTCTGTAGTTGCTGCTCCAGTGATCTTGCTAATGATTTCTTCTAAAAGCTGTGCCAATATCACAATATTGATGTTCATCTCGTGATTTTGTAGGCTTGGGTACTACATCGGTGTCGGTCATTGCCATATTCTGTGCACTACTCGGTTCAGTAATCGGGTTTTTATTTCGTCATTTTTACCCGATCAATGTGAGTATGTTTCTGCTTCCATTCTTACTTCAGAAGAGATCAATACATGAAGAAATTAATATAGTTCAATCTGAAACATGTAGGCAGGAAATCTCCATCAACCGCTTTTTCAGCAGGATGCAGAAGCAATACCAGAGAACCCAGAGGAAGGCAACTCTGATCAGCTTCTGCGACATAAAAAGCGCAGTTGCTAGCTCCATGGCCTTCACCCTCCTGCTTAAACTGGTCAGAGTTAGTCGTGGCTATCTTGCCGTGGTGTTCCCTACTGTTAGGTTACAGCGAGAAGTTCCCCGTAAGCTTTATCGTCGTCCTGAGCTACGCAGGACTAGCACTTCCCCTAACATTGGTCTTTGCAACAAAGCTCCTCTTGCTCCTACTGAGCAACAGGGGGATCTGATAAGCTTTGCTGGAGATGACGGTGACGAGGATAGTAGTAAAGCCAATAGTCAGGGGGCTAAGGAGCCATCCTTTGACTACGACTTGATGGGGCTTGTCTACACCCCACAGGGCAGCACTAAGAAGATAGATCACATGATCGAGGCCAACCTGTCAGGCTTTTCTGGTCATGAGGAACGATGTAGTTTAACTGTTAGTAGTTACAGTATAAGCAGGAGGAGGGTGCATGGAGATAAATAAGGTTCTCTGAGCCTGAGATTGCCTGTCTTTGAGCATTCAGGAAGAAGAATGTTACCTGTGTAGTGtttgcctgctgctgctgcgttgACTAAATAAACTTATACTGCTCCAGCACCAGTGTTTGCCTTGTACATAAGTAAAACAACTGCGTACCAAGTGTTGGTATATATTGTGGTCGTGGCATCTAATGTATGCTGGGCATTGTAGGTGCGTGGTGTGCTGAACTGATGATGCCATCAATTGTTATTCTGGTGTAACTACGCCCTAGCATCCAGTAATGTGTCATTGTTTTACATGTCTGGTAGCAGGCTGGTCGGCAGAGACTGTTGAAGCAACCATGAATGTTGAACGATGTTGTGATCTGGTCTGCGAACCAGATTTCTTGCAGCCACCTAAGTACCTAACATCAATTGGCGACACTTTTCGACAAGGAATACGTGACCTGACATTTTTGGCGAGTTAGTAATGGGTTCGATTTCTGTAGATTCTGTAGGATTGTGAAAAAGATCCCGCGCTACAAAGAGAGCCTGAAGCTCTTGCTTGTAAAGGACTGCGATAACTTCAAAGACGGTCTCGGAAGGATAGCTTCATACTCAGGAGGCGTTGGAGAGAAATCATGCGCACACGAGCTTGCGCAACTCCCTTAAACGATCAAAGCATCATGGCATGTGGAGATTGAAAGCCTATAGACGTGTTGGGCAGTTGCAATCGTATTTCCGAGTAATAAATAGAGCTCTTTTTATTCGAGAAAAAGGAAGCTCGCGAATAGAGATAACAGGTCTTAGGGCTAGTGTGCTACTTCCTAAATGGTGAGCTAGCAACTGCACAGTGATAAGTTTTAGAAGAACCAACAAAATCATCAATATAGCAGCAGGAGAATAGATTCAGACAACCAACGGCTGTAGAAGTCACAGGCTTTGCTTTCACACAGCAAACCTCCTGAAACAGCCCTCCTTCCCTACCAAAATTGCCTACACATACATCACCTGAACCCTTGAAATGGAGAACTTCGGGTCACATTTCTGCTGTTCTTGTAATGGTGACGATTCATGTCGGCTACTCTAGACCTCTGGATTAACACACCTCCTAAAATGAACCATTGAGAGACTGGAGACAATGGAATGTACATGCTTTGCAGCTAATAATTTCAGGTAAATAGCTGGTGGTGCCTACTCCACGAAATCGAGTACGTCTCTGAAGGTCACACGTCCATGGCTGACATCCTCCCGCTGAGAAGAGATGCGGGTGACGTTCTTGAGCAATCTGATTACTTCACCGGTGTCATCGACGTAGTACTTTGCTTTGCTGGGCTTCTGGCCAACTGAACAGGCAAAGACCTCCGGTATTGTGGGTGATAAGAAAGTGTTGAAGGTCATACTGTTGATGCTTTCGAACATGTCCTCATCAGATCGGTCATTGCCAATGCACATCAGAAAATCAGGTGCCTTCCCGTTATTGACCAATGTACGAATCAGCTTGTCGACAGCAAGCCCCTTGCTAACTCCCTGTGCATGAGTTATGAGTTGTTCAGTTAGCACGTGATGCAGCCAACATGGAAGTGAAATAACAAAATGCTTAGCACATCGAAGGGAATATACCTGCGGTTTCACTTCTACGATATAATGACCGCACTTTACAACAACAGGCTCATTTGATAGCACCCTCTCAAGATGATCCTGTAGCTCCTTTGCTTGGAAGGAACCAAAATCATGGTCCGCGTCCAGATAGTGCCATACTAGAGCACTTTCCTTTGGCTCTATGGAGGATCCATCAGTTGTCTCAGTGTATACCTGCATGACAGGTTCAGCAATGTGCTTCCATTCACGTTGCGGACTTGGATAGCTTGATTCCCATTCAGCTTCTTTGCTCCACCTGAAAACACATAAATTTTGTCATATATCCTGAGGAGTGAGAAGTATAGGGGGTATAGAATCCAGCATGAAGCAACGATGATAACTTTCACTGGCATACCTGACAAAATAGCCATGTTCTGCAGCTATACCAAGCTTCTCACATGGAGAAAACCATTCATCAAGAGAATCTCGTCCTCGTCCGCTGACTATAAATACATTGTTCTTTGGATCATTGCATAAGGTGTTAAGAATTGAAACAACTTCAGCACTGGGAGCTTTGTTGATTGATGACTGGGGTACAAGTGTACCGTCGTAATCAAGAAATATCGCTCTTTTGGAAGCCTTGTTATAACAAGAAACAAAGTGCTCCGAAGACAGCTTCCTGAAGCCAGGAGACAGAGCAATAACTCTAAAATTCAGACCAAACCCGATAGCCCAGCACCTTCGGCTGTAATGATCTTTGCATGCTCTTTCCAGATCTTGAGCAAAGCTGCGTGCCCAGTAAGCAACATCATGAGTGCTAACATAGCGATAATGCTTTTCATGCCGTAGCCGTTTCTCAGACTCAGTCAAGTCAGTTGCTTGGCACAAGGCGTCAGCCACATCATCGACACTCCATGGATTTACCCTGAAAGCACCACTAAGAGACGGGGAGCAACCCACAAACTCTGAAACAATAAGTGTGCTTGTGTGACTAGTGTCTTTGTCAAGACCTCTGAGTCTATCAATCTCCTCATTCCCCTGTCGGCAAACAGTATACTCATATGGAACTAAGTTCATACCATCCCTCACAGCATTTACAATACAACAATCAGATGCAGCATAGAACGCTATCTTTTCAGAAAATGGTATGCGGTGGTCAATTAGGACAACAGGCTTGTAACCTGAAGAACCATACTTTCTATTAATCCTTTCAGCCACAGAAACAGTTTCTGTAATAGCTTCTTGCACATCCTTCCCTGTGCTTCTTGCTGGATTGATAATTTGTACAAGGACAACCTTCTCTCTAAGCTTTGGATTTCTCTCCAGAAGAAGCTCCAGCCCGAGCAGTTTCAGACTTATTCCTTTGAAGATGTCCATGTCATCTACACCTAACATCAGCATCTTGCCCTTGTATCTTTGTTCAATTTCTTGAACCTTGCTAACTGTAGCAGGCAACTTTAAGACAGATTCAAGCCGACCAACATGGACACCCACTGAAAGGATCTTCAGGCTCACTGTTCGTCCAAAATACTCTATTCCAATGTAACCACGTTTTGATTCATAATGAAGACCTAGCAATCTGCTGCAGCAAGAAAGAAAGTGGCGAGCATAGTCAAATGTTTGGAAACCAATGAGATCAGCATTGAGCAGCGACTTCAGGATTTCATCCCTTACAGGCAGAGTCCTGTAGATTTCAGAGGAGGGAAATGGGCTGTGAAGGAAGAAACCAAGCTTTATTCGGTGTAACCTCTTCCTCAAGAATGTAGGAAGCAGCATGAGGTGATAATCATGAACCCAAACATAATCATCATCTGTATTGATTGCTTCCATAACTTTATCTGCAAAAAGTTTGTTGGCTCGGACATAGGCTTGAAACAGGTTGCGATCAAATAGCTCACCCTTGTCAAGGCAAATTGGAAGCATATAATGGAAAAGTGGCCACAATTGCTGTTTACAGAAGCCATGATAGAATTGCTGCTGCAGGTCAGATGGAAGAAAAGTAGGTATGCATCGATATTCTCTAAGAAGCTTCTGTGCAACTTGGTCCTGCTCACTGGGATCTACCTGAACCTTCAAATTGCCGACATACACAACATCAGTCT
The Panicum hallii strain FIL2 chromosome 6, PHallii_v3.1, whole genome shotgun sequence genome window above contains:
- the LOC112896406 gene encoding uncharacterized protein LOC112896406 isoform X2 translates to MAPPPAGRPIVLLLFLLPVLAASDPVLDDGYAVTTFSDLNPLPASGPHPYAVLPRPRAGDLLLLDSAGAALYTLALPTPGEPRGLAAAFDRPRSVAVDAADNVYVADRARVAGHLHGVVRKVAPDGSTTTIAGGLSSGSGRRDGPAQNATFSTDFELVYVPKICALLVADRGNRLIRQINLKPEDCAHDTHSGLGTTSVSVIAIFCALLGSVIGFLFRHFYPINAGNLHQPLFQQDAEAIPENPEEGNSDQLLRHKKRSC
- the LOC112896406 gene encoding uncharacterized protein LOC112896406 isoform X1; this encodes MAPPPAGRPIVLLLFLLPVLAASDPVLDDGYAVTTFSDLNPLPASGPHPYAVLPRPRAGDLLLLDSAGAALYTLALPTPGEPRGLAAAFDRPRSVAVDAADNVYVADRARVAGHLHGVVRKVAPDGSTTTIAGGLSSGSGRRDGPAQNATFSTDFELVYVPKICALLVADRGNRLIRQINLKPEDCAHDTHSGLGTTSVSVIAIFCALLGSVIGFLFRHFYPINEISINRFFSRMQKQYQRTQRKATLISFCDIKSAVASSMAFTLLLKLVRVSRGYLAVVFPTVRLQREVPRKLYRRPELRRTSTSPNIGLCNKAPLAPTEQQGDLISFAGDDGDEDSSKANSQGAKEPSFDYDLMGLVYTPQGSTKKIDHMIEANLSGFSGHEERCSLTVSSYSISRRRVHGDK
- the LOC112896405 gene encoding probable alpha,alpha-trehalose-phosphate synthase [UDP-forming] 9, encoding MVSKSYSNLLDMTSGDGFDFRQPFKSLPRVVTSPGFISDPDWDTRSDGDSVGSASSTERKIIVANFLPLNCTRDEAGQLSFSLDDDALLVQLKHGFSNETDVVYVGNLKVQVDPSEQDQVAQKLLREYRCIPTFLPSDLQQQFYHGFCKQQLWPLFHYMLPICLDKGELFDRNLFQAYVRANKLFADKVMEAINTDDDYVWVHDYHLMLLPTFLRKRLHRIKLGFFLHSPFPSSEIYRTLPVRDEILKSLLNADLIGFQTFDYARHFLSCCSRLLGLHYESKRGYIGIEYFGRTVSLKILSVGVHVGRLESVLKLPATVSKVQEIEQRYKGKMLMLGVDDMDIFKGISLKLLGLELLLERNPKLREKVVLVQIINPARSTGKDVQEAITETVSVAERINRKYGSSGYKPVVLIDHRIPFSEKIAFYAASDCCIVNAVRDGMNLVPYEYTVCRQGNEEIDRLRGLDKDTSHTSTLIVSEFVGCSPSLSGAFRVNPWSVDDVADALCQATDLTESEKRLRHEKHYRYVSTHDVAYWARSFAQDLERACKDHYSRRCWAIGFGLNFRVIALSPGFRKLSSEHFVSCYNKASKRAIFLDYDGTLVPQSSINKAPSAEVVSILNTLCNDPKNNVFIVSGRGRDSLDEWFSPCEKLGIAAEHGYFVRWSKEAEWESSYPSPQREWKHIAEPVMQVYTETTDGSSIEPKESALVWHYLDADHDFGSFQAKELQDHLERVLSNEPVVVKCGHYIVEVKPQGVSKGLAVDKLIRTLVNNGKAPDFLMCIGNDRSDEDMFESINSMTFNTFLSPTIPEVFACSVGQKPSKAKYYVDDTGEVIRLLKNVTRISSQREDVSHGRVTFRDVLDFVE